One Microvirga thermotolerans DNA window includes the following coding sequences:
- a CDS encoding TerC family protein, giving the protein MDYFLSSTFLLSLLQVIWIDILLSGDNAVVIAMACRSLPPHQRKLGIVLGAGVAVGLRIVFALIISYLLGVPYLRIVGGLLLFWIALKLVQGEEDGDGHEVKASDSLWKAVRTIAIADAVMSLDNVVAIAAASRGHPELFIFGLLLSIPLIMVGASLITSLLTRFPIFVWAGAALLGYIAAEMIVTDPIVLGWLAGYPHLVLPDPGHPPLDLKPVGTVLYGAAAIGALIVIAGGWLLSRSAARKEA; this is encoded by the coding sequence ATGGACTATTTTCTCTCAAGCACGTTTCTCCTGTCCCTGCTTCAGGTTATCTGGATCGACATCCTCCTCTCGGGCGACAACGCCGTCGTCATCGCCATGGCCTGCCGCTCGCTGCCGCCGCACCAGCGCAAGCTGGGCATCGTCCTGGGCGCGGGGGTCGCCGTCGGCCTGAGGATCGTCTTCGCCCTCATCATTTCCTACCTGCTCGGCGTGCCTTATCTGCGCATTGTCGGCGGACTGCTGCTGTTCTGGATCGCCCTCAAGCTGGTCCAGGGCGAGGAGGACGGCGACGGCCACGAGGTGAAGGCGAGCGACTCGCTCTGGAAGGCCGTCCGCACCATCGCCATCGCCGACGCGGTGATGAGCCTCGACAATGTGGTCGCCATCGCCGCGGCCTCGCGGGGGCATCCGGAGCTGTTCATCTTCGGTCTCCTCCTGTCGATTCCGCTCATCATGGTCGGCGCCTCGCTCATCACGAGCCTCCTCACCCGTTTCCCCATCTTCGTCTGGGCCGGCGCGGCGCTGCTCGGCTACATCGCGGCGGAGATGATCGTCACGGATCCCATCGTGCTCGGCTGGCTGGCGGGGTATCCCCATCTCGTCCTGCCCGATCCGGGCCATCCCCCGCTCGATCTCAAGCCGGTCGGGACCGTGCTCTACGGCGCGGCCGCCATCGGCGCCCTGATCGTGATCGCGGGTGGGTGGCTGCTGTCCCGGAGCGCGGCCCGGAAGGAGGCCTGA
- a CDS encoding tripartite tricarboxylate transporter TctB family protein, with protein sequence MSMSQGQGRNRHGLIRSPQNLAAGLSLLFLAGLALWLTRDLPQGRLSAMGPGMLPDWLAYGVGLCGLALLAAAFLKDGEPLEAWSLRGPFFVVLAILAFAVTIRPFSLGPVNLPGLGMIVAGPLAIVIGGYAAPEARFRQLLVLALGLTPFCMVLFGDLLNLPIPIFPQSLAGLLPDTWSQKTILRGLAAILVAAAVLVHLSGGRRKTGPIDVATQPEEV encoded by the coding sequence ATGTCCATGTCTCAGGGGCAGGGGCGGAATCGCCACGGGCTCATCCGTTCGCCTCAGAACCTCGCCGCCGGGCTGTCGCTGCTGTTCCTGGCGGGGCTCGCCCTCTGGCTGACCCGCGATCTTCCCCAGGGACGCCTGAGCGCCATGGGGCCGGGTATGCTGCCCGACTGGCTCGCCTACGGGGTGGGGCTGTGCGGCCTCGCCCTTCTCGCGGCGGCCTTCCTCAAGGACGGCGAACCGCTCGAGGCCTGGAGCCTGCGCGGGCCGTTCTTCGTGGTGCTGGCCATTCTCGCCTTCGCGGTCACCATCCGTCCCTTCAGCCTCGGTCCCGTGAACCTCCCCGGCCTCGGGATGATCGTCGCCGGGCCGCTCGCCATCGTCATCGGCGGATACGCCGCTCCGGAGGCCCGGTTCCGGCAACTTCTCGTCCTGGCGCTCGGGCTGACCCCCTTCTGCATGGTCCTCTTCGGCGACCTCCTGAACCTGCCGATCCCGATCTTTCCCCAGAGCTTGGCCGGCCTCCTGCCCGATACCTGGTCGCAGAAGACCATCCTCAGGGGGCTCGCCGCCATCCTGGTCGCGGCCGCCGTGCTGGTCCACCTGTCGGGCGGACGCCGCAAGACCGGTCCGATCGATGTCGCCACGCAGCCCGAGGAGGTCTAG
- a CDS encoding tripartite tricarboxylate transporter permease: MGDLVSNLSLGFSVALSLQNLVLAFLGCLVGTLIGVLPGVGPIATIAMLLPITFGFDPTGALIMLAGIYYGAQYGGSTTAILVNIPGEATSVVTTLDGHQMARQGRAGVALGIAAIGSFFAGTVATIVIAALGAPLTRLALVFGPAEYFSLMVMGLVFAVVLARGSILKAVAMILVGVLLSTVGTDLETGQERMTLGLQFLSDGIDFAVLAMGVFGIAEILRNLDHTETRDVVRQAIGRLLPNRDDFRQSYKPVLRGTFIGAVLGILPGNGAVLGPFASYTVEKKLAKDPSRFGRGAIEGVAGPESANNAGAQTSFIPLLTLGIPPNAVMALMVGAMTIHGIVPGPQVMTRNPDLFWGMIASMWVGNLMLLVINLPLVGMWVRLLKVPYHLMFPAILMFCCIGIYSINSLPTDVMFIAFFGLVGYLLIKFGFEPAPMLLGFVLGKLLEENLRRALILSRGSLGTFVDRPVSAGLLLVAVALLVVALLPTIRKGRDEVFTE; the protein is encoded by the coding sequence TTGGGCGATCTGGTCTCCAATCTGAGCCTCGGCTTCTCGGTCGCGCTTTCCCTGCAGAATCTCGTCCTCGCCTTCCTCGGCTGTCTCGTCGGCACCCTCATCGGCGTGCTGCCGGGCGTCGGCCCCATCGCGACCATTGCGATGCTTCTCCCGATCACCTTCGGGTTCGATCCCACCGGCGCTCTCATCATGCTCGCCGGCATCTATTACGGCGCACAGTACGGCGGCTCGACCACGGCGATCCTGGTGAACATCCCCGGCGAGGCGACCTCCGTCGTCACCACCCTCGACGGTCACCAGATGGCGCGCCAGGGCCGCGCAGGCGTGGCTCTCGGGATCGCGGCCATCGGCTCTTTCTTCGCCGGCACGGTCGCCACCATCGTCATTGCCGCGCTGGGCGCTCCGCTCACGAGGCTCGCCCTCGTCTTCGGCCCGGCGGAGTACTTCTCGCTCATGGTCATGGGCCTGGTCTTCGCCGTGGTGCTGGCGCGAGGATCGATCCTCAAGGCGGTCGCGATGATCCTCGTCGGGGTCCTCCTGTCGACGGTCGGCACCGACCTGGAAACGGGCCAGGAGCGCATGACGCTCGGTCTCCAGTTCCTGAGCGATGGCATCGATTTCGCGGTCCTGGCCATGGGCGTCTTCGGGATCGCCGAGATCCTGCGCAACCTCGACCATACCGAGACCCGGGACGTGGTCCGCCAGGCCATCGGCCGCCTGCTGCCCAATCGGGACGATTTCCGGCAGTCCTACAAGCCGGTGCTGCGCGGCACCTTCATCGGCGCGGTGCTGGGCATCCTGCCCGGCAACGGGGCGGTGCTCGGCCCCTTCGCCTCCTACACGGTGGAGAAGAAGCTCGCGAAGGACCCGAGCCGTTTCGGCCGCGGCGCCATCGAAGGGGTCGCGGGGCCCGAATCGGCCAACAACGCGGGAGCGCAGACCTCCTTCATCCCGTTGCTCACCCTGGGCATTCCGCCGAATGCGGTAATGGCGCTGATGGTGGGCGCCATGACGATCCACGGCATCGTGCCGGGTCCGCAGGTGATGACCCGCAATCCCGACCTGTTCTGGGGCATGATCGCCTCCATGTGGGTCGGCAACCTGATGCTGCTCGTCATCAACCTGCCCCTGGTGGGCATGTGGGTGCGCCTGCTCAAGGTGCCCTACCACCTGATGTTCCCGGCGATCCTGATGTTCTGCTGCATCGGCATCTACTCCATCAATTCCCTGCCGACGGACGTGATGTTCATCGCCTTCTTCGGCCTCGTCGGATACCTGCTCATCAAGTTCGGCTTCGAGCCCGCGCCCATGCTCCTCGGCTTCGTGCTGGGCAAGCTTCTGGAGGAGAACCTGCGCCGGGCGCTCATCCTGTCGCGGGGGTCCCTCGGGACCTTTGTCGACCGGCCCGTCAGCGCCGGCCTGCTCCTCGTCGCCGTCGCGCTCCTCGTCGTGGCGCTGCTGCCGACGATCCGGAAGGGGAGGGACGAGGTCTTCACCGAGTAG
- a CDS encoding tripartite tricarboxylate transporter substrate binding protein BugD, which yields MKKIVLALAAGLGIAATGAMAQGAYPQRPITMIVPFAAGGPTDVIARIVGDHMSRTLGQQIVIENVAGAGGTTGITRGAQAQPDGYTIMMGHMGTHGAAPALYPNLKYDPAKDFAPIGLAAGTPIVIVAKKDFPASDLKGFLDYMKANAEKVNMAHAGVGSVSHSTGILFNSIIKAKPTMVAYRGTGPALNDLMANTVDYMTDQIVNVAPQIQGGNIKAFAIATPERSPALPNVPTTKEAGLPDYQVSAWNAVFAPKGTPPEIVAKLNDALVKALDDENTRKRLLDLGGVIPSKEERTPQALQKLVESEVARWTPVLKAAGATAE from the coding sequence ATGAAGAAGATCGTCTTGGCACTCGCGGCGGGGCTCGGCATCGCCGCAACCGGCGCGATGGCGCAGGGAGCCTATCCCCAGCGGCCGATCACCATGATCGTGCCCTTCGCGGCCGGCGGGCCCACCGACGTGATCGCCCGCATCGTGGGCGACCACATGTCCCGCACGCTGGGCCAGCAGATCGTGATCGAGAACGTGGCCGGGGCCGGCGGCACGACCGGTATTACCCGCGGCGCCCAGGCGCAGCCCGACGGCTACACGATCATGATGGGCCACATGGGCACCCACGGCGCCGCGCCCGCCCTCTACCCGAACCTGAAATACGATCCCGCCAAGGATTTCGCCCCCATCGGCCTCGCGGCCGGGACGCCCATCGTGATCGTGGCCAAGAAGGATTTCCCCGCCAGCGACCTCAAGGGCTTTCTCGACTACATGAAGGCCAACGCCGAGAAGGTGAACATGGCCCATGCGGGCGTGGGATCGGTGTCCCATTCCACGGGCATCCTGTTCAACTCCATCATCAAGGCCAAGCCCACCATGGTGGCCTATCGCGGGACCGGCCCGGCCCTGAACGACCTGATGGCGAACACGGTCGACTACATGACCGACCAGATCGTCAACGTCGCGCCGCAGATCCAGGGCGGCAACATCAAGGCCTTCGCCATCGCCACCCCCGAGCGCTCGCCCGCGCTGCCGAACGTGCCCACCACGAAGGAGGCGGGCCTGCCGGACTACCAGGTCAGCGCCTGGAACGCCGTGTTCGCGCCCAAGGGCACGCCGCCCGAGATCGTGGCCAAGCTCAACGACGCCCTCGTGAAGGCTCTCGACGACGAGAACACCCGCAAGCGCCTCCTCGACCTCGGCGGCGTGATTCCCTCGAAGGAGGAGCGCACGCCGCAGGCGCTCCAGAAGCTGGTGGAATCGGAGGTCGCCCGCTGGACCCCCGTCCTCAAGGCCGCCGGCGCCACCGCCGAATAG
- a CDS encoding GGDEF domain-containing protein encodes MSLDPVTLGVAYLTLTGVLGLLLLFSWLLNRSVQALAWWGMAFCLVPFGMGLVSLGLTRTDTFILFTSNGLMAVVYGILYSGCRAFNGRSPTVPAILSGLAVWVLAFPVIYESFEARLIVASGISGAYAFLSGWELWRHARQKLVSRQVAIVLLGLMVAFHAFRSGLVLHRTDSEWVNALTMRWSANMGLFLLLFTPALAFVFLSMAKEQVEYGHKQAALSDPLTGIPNRRAVFRNAAELLRRLEGRPATCLLFDLDNFKRINDSHGHEVGDHILTLFGQVLAAHLPEGAFGRMGGEEFVAVLPLPRHRAEGLADEIRRAFAEAARTVLGHQVAATVSIGCATGTNATVEALIREADRALYQAKASGRNAVVMAQRAAE; translated from the coding sequence ATGAGCCTCGATCCCGTCACGCTCGGCGTCGCCTACCTGACCCTGACGGGGGTGCTGGGCCTTCTGTTGCTCTTCTCGTGGCTGTTGAACCGCAGCGTCCAGGCGCTGGCCTGGTGGGGGATGGCCTTCTGTCTCGTCCCCTTCGGGATGGGGCTCGTCAGCCTTGGCCTGACGCGGACCGACACCTTCATTCTCTTCACGTCGAACGGGCTGATGGCCGTCGTCTACGGAATCCTCTATTCCGGATGCAGGGCTTTCAACGGGCGGTCTCCGACGGTTCCGGCGATCCTGTCCGGGCTGGCGGTCTGGGTCCTGGCCTTTCCCGTCATCTACGAAAGCTTCGAGGCGAGGCTCATCGTCGCTTCCGGCATCTCCGGAGCCTACGCGTTCCTGTCGGGCTGGGAACTGTGGCGCCATGCGCGGCAGAAACTCGTCTCCCGGCAGGTCGCGATCGTGCTCCTGGGGCTGATGGTGGCGTTCCATGCCTTCCGCAGCGGGTTGGTTCTCCACCGGACGGACAGCGAATGGGTGAACGCGCTGACCATGCGATGGTCCGCCAACATGGGGCTGTTCCTTCTTCTCTTCACGCCCGCGCTGGCCTTCGTGTTCCTGTCCATGGCGAAGGAGCAGGTGGAATACGGACACAAGCAGGCGGCCCTCTCGGATCCCCTGACCGGCATTCCGAACCGGAGGGCCGTGTTTCGCAATGCAGCCGAGCTGCTCCGCAGGCTCGAGGGCCGGCCGGCGACGTGCCTGCTGTTCGACCTGGACAACTTCAAGAGGATCAACGACTCCCATGGGCACGAGGTCGGCGACCACATCCTGACCCTGTTCGGGCAGGTGCTGGCCGCGCACCTGCCGGAAGGCGCTTTCGGGCGGATGGGAGGGGAGGAGTTCGTGGCCGTTCTGCCTTTGCCGCGCCACAGGGCCGAGGGGCTCGCGGACGAGATCCGGCGCGCCTTCGCGGAGGCGGCCCGGACGGTCCTCGGCCATCAGGTCGCCGCCACCGTCAGCATCGGCTGCGCGACCGGAACGAATGCAACGGTCGAGGCGCTCATCCGCGAGGCCGACCGAGCCCTCTACCAGGCCAAGGCCTCGGGTCGGAACGCCGTGGTCATGGCTCAAAGGGCGGCCGAGTGA
- a CDS encoding outer membrane protein yields the protein MRTSLLRLLTGTVALTGMATLAQAADLPSRYSPAPVYSAAPVFTWTGFYVGANAGYGWNTGTSRYYDPAFGYVGGGKSGGFVGGGQLGYNYQFGMFVLGAETDIQYAAVGNKGASYGRIYFPGQSDGFFGTIRARAGVAFDRALVYGTGGFAYGDIGGNAAVDPLLGYRRDDNTNGGWTVGGGVEYAVTNNISAKVEGLYVNLDTRSNYVGGTAGSVRRDTEFGVLRAGVNYKFN from the coding sequence ATGCGTACCTCTCTCCTTCGACTGCTGACCGGAACCGTCGCCCTGACCGGCATGGCCACCCTCGCCCAGGCCGCCGACCTGCCGTCCCGCTACTCGCCGGCTCCGGTCTACAGCGCGGCGCCCGTCTTCACCTGGACCGGCTTCTATGTGGGCGCGAACGCCGGCTATGGCTGGAACACCGGCACCAGCCGCTACTATGACCCCGCCTTCGGCTATGTGGGCGGCGGCAAGAGCGGCGGCTTCGTCGGCGGCGGCCAGCTCGGCTACAATTACCAGTTCGGCATGTTCGTGCTCGGCGCCGAGACGGACATTCAGTACGCGGCCGTCGGCAACAAGGGCGCGTCCTATGGCCGGATCTATTTCCCCGGACAGTCCGACGGCTTCTTCGGCACCATCCGCGCCCGCGCCGGCGTGGCCTTCGACCGGGCCCTCGTCTACGGGACCGGCGGCTTCGCCTATGGCGACATCGGCGGCAACGCCGCCGTCGATCCGCTGCTCGGCTACCGCCGCGACGACAACACCAACGGCGGCTGGACCGTCGGCGGCGGCGTCGAGTACGCGGTGACGAACAACATCTCCGCCAAGGTCGAGGGCCTCTACGTGAACCTCGACACGCGCAGCAACTACGTGGGCGGCACCGCCGGCAGCGTTCGCCGGGACACGGAATTCGGCGTGCTCCGCGCCGGCGTGAACTACAAGTTCAACTGA
- a CDS encoding NUDIX hydrolase, which translates to MTGRAFPIPAVIAVVLREGHVLLVRRAHPPDAGLWGFPGGKIEYGETVAAAARRELLEETSVEAEAGDVLATLDVLDRDEDGRLHHHYILIAVRCLWISGEPAAGDDALEARWIPVSDLDPAQLPMSADVDTIARRALGLLSAPA; encoded by the coding sequence ATGACCGGCCGGGCCTTTCCGATTCCTGCGGTGATCGCCGTCGTCCTGCGCGAGGGCCACGTGCTGCTCGTGCGGCGCGCCCACCCGCCCGATGCGGGCCTGTGGGGATTTCCCGGCGGCAAGATCGAGTACGGCGAGACGGTCGCCGCCGCCGCCCGGCGGGAACTCCTCGAGGAAACCTCCGTCGAGGCCGAAGCCGGTGACGTGCTCGCGACCCTCGATGTCCTGGACAGGGATGAGGACGGCCGCCTGCACCACCACTACATCCTGATCGCGGTCCGGTGCCTCTGGATCTCCGGAGAGCCCGCGGCCGGGGACGACGCGCTGGAGGCGCGATGGATCCCCGTCTCCGACCTCGATCCCGCGCAACTGCCGATGAGCGCCGACGTGGACACGATTGCCCGGCGCGCCTTGGGCTTACTTTCCGCCCCCGCCTGA
- a CDS encoding phasin family protein, with the protein MAEAKKAGTPRARKQTAPKSGPELALETAQSAIESPSPASEAVNGARQADGGVAAEPMQFSRFGQEGADALRQAMGQSVLATAHGALEINDRIIAAVRDQSEAAIDLWRSALEASHPTEALRVQATGARQACEVAAAHWKDIAEATARLFHRSFEPFQTVMADRTR; encoded by the coding sequence ATGGCCGAAGCGAAGAAAGCGGGCACCCCGCGTGCCAGGAAGCAAACTGCCCCGAAGTCCGGGCCGGAGCTGGCCCTCGAGACGGCGCAGAGCGCAATCGAGTCTCCCTCCCCGGCCTCCGAGGCCGTGAACGGGGCGCGTCAGGCCGACGGCGGAGTGGCGGCGGAGCCGATGCAGTTCTCCCGTTTCGGCCAGGAAGGCGCGGACGCGCTGCGGCAGGCCATGGGCCAGTCCGTGCTGGCGACCGCCCATGGCGCCCTGGAGATCAACGACAGGATCATCGCGGCCGTGCGGGACCAGAGCGAGGCGGCCATCGACCTGTGGCGCTCGGCCCTGGAGGCTTCGCATCCGACCGAGGCCCTGCGCGTCCAGGCGACGGGCGCACGGCAGGCCTGTGAGGTGGCCGCCGCGCACTGGAAGGACATCGCCGAGGCGACGGCGCGCCTGTTCCACAGGAGCTTCGAGCCCTTCCAGACCGTGATGGCTGACCGCACCCGCTGA
- a CDS encoding phasin — MANQTTGYEIPEEMRDFAEKSVEQARKAMDGFLGAAQKTVDTFEGSATTAQASVKDVTRKTFSYAEQNIAAAFDLAQKMVRAKNVQEAMQYQAEFVRSQIESMQAQMRDLGAVAQAAMKQPSSSKK, encoded by the coding sequence ATGGCGAACCAGACGACCGGTTACGAAATTCCCGAGGAGATGCGCGACTTCGCCGAGAAGAGCGTCGAACAGGCCCGCAAGGCCATGGACGGCTTCCTCGGCGCCGCGCAGAAGACGGTGGACACCTTCGAAGGGTCGGCGACCACCGCCCAGGCGAGCGTCAAGGACGTGACCCGCAAGACCTTCTCCTACGCCGAGCAGAACATCGCGGCCGCCTTCGACCTCGCCCAGAAGATGGTGCGGGCGAAGAACGTCCAGGAAGCGATGCAGTATCAGGCGGAATTCGTTCGCTCGCAGATCGAGTCCATGCAGGCGCAGATGCGCGATCTCGGCGCGGTGGCCCAGGCGGCCATGAAGCAGCCGTCTTCCAGCAAGAAGTAA
- a CDS encoding PAS domain S-box protein, translating to MTDAPNRFERLLARLAADPALASLARPGTAVLVWDESGSRLLWASPAAAGLRRALADETGAVSPLLRARHRLRALGGGLAPRTGTRLERLRLDPAGLSPPVTCACRLADLEGGETVLVTVAIGPIPKIYGLGASPAPSLSDPAQAGAEPSVGERPLPAPGRRSLIRFVWRCDPATRFLEVSPGLAEAVGPEASRIVGLTWDEVAGSVAEDPAGEVAALFARRETWSGRTVFWNIDGSGRQVPVDWAGMPVFGPGRELLGFRGFGLARMDAVRERAVPASPDEGANGPVPTDGGEGETARDPQPLPSTTRAEDAQAPDERLFERLRETVAATLAEIGTGENAPQTDPSPRDAASSPRPEAATGLSNAERNAFREIARALGARFDGEEPPRDHAKAPADEVRPDGDEAAPAPPTGAEGDRVLDRLPIGVLVHRGEEILFANRCLLDLTGFETGAALAKGGVAGLFGDSSILEGREGEGAPPAVTTRQGERIPVEVRQAEAEWAGAPAGLMTIRKAREPMSRDGETDRRLSLMEAELRQRESRVHELESILDTATDGVIVLDETGRIVSLNRSAEALFGYDQSEVAGDAITVLLSPESHIVALDYLESLRSPGVQSLLNDGREVQGRVRQGGTIPLFMTMGRVHDGPVRKFCAVLRDITAFKKAEGELVGAKRAAEEASAQKSDLLAKISHEIRTPLNAILGFAEVMLEERFGPVGNDRYKEYLKDIHASGAHVISLVNDLLDLAKVEAGRMELAFTSVSLNELVLACVALLQPQAARERIVMRTSFPAKLPPVVADERSMRQIVLNLVSNAIKFTDAGGQVIVSTALTDRGEVAFRVRDTGIGMTEKEIQAALEPFRQLATARRRGGTGLGLPLTKALVEANRGALQISSSPNEGTLVEVLFPPTRVLAG from the coding sequence ATGACGGATGCGCCGAACCGTTTCGAACGATTGCTGGCGCGGCTTGCCGCCGACCCGGCGCTGGCCTCGCTCGCCAGGCCGGGCACGGCCGTCCTGGTCTGGGACGAATCGGGCAGCCGTCTCCTGTGGGCGTCTCCGGCGGCGGCGGGCCTGCGCCGCGCGCTCGCCGACGAGACAGGCGCCGTGTCCCCGCTTCTCAGGGCCCGCCACCGGCTCAGGGCGCTGGGAGGCGGTCTGGCACCTCGCACGGGCACCAGGCTGGAGCGCCTCCGGCTCGACCCGGCCGGGCTGTCGCCTCCGGTGACCTGCGCCTGCCGCCTCGCGGACCTGGAGGGCGGGGAGACGGTTCTGGTCACCGTCGCCATCGGGCCGATCCCCAAGATCTACGGGCTCGGCGCATCGCCGGCCCCATCCCTGTCCGATCCGGCCCAGGCCGGAGCGGAACCGTCGGTCGGAGAGCGGCCCCTTCCGGCGCCGGGGCGGCGGAGCCTCATCCGTTTCGTCTGGCGTTGCGATCCCGCGACCCGTTTCCTCGAAGTCTCTCCCGGCCTTGCCGAGGCCGTCGGGCCAGAGGCCTCCCGCATCGTCGGCCTCACCTGGGACGAGGTGGCAGGATCGGTGGCCGAGGATCCCGCAGGGGAGGTCGCGGCGCTGTTCGCCCGGCGGGAGACCTGGAGCGGCCGCACGGTTTTCTGGAACATCGACGGCTCCGGCCGGCAGGTCCCGGTCGATTGGGCGGGCATGCCCGTCTTCGGGCCGGGGCGCGAGCTCCTCGGTTTCCGCGGCTTCGGGCTCGCGCGCATGGACGCGGTCCGGGAGCGGGCGGTTCCCGCCTCGCCGGATGAGGGTGCGAACGGGCCCGTCCCGACGGACGGCGGAGAGGGCGAAACGGCGCGGGATCCGCAGCCTCTTCCCTCCACCACTCGGGCCGAGGACGCGCAGGCTCCTGACGAGCGCCTCTTCGAGCGCCTGCGGGAGACCGTCGCGGCCACCTTGGCCGAGATCGGAACCGGCGAGAATGCGCCGCAGACGGATCCCTCCCCGCGAGATGCCGCGTCCTCCCCGCGCCCGGAGGCGGCGACGGGACTCTCGAATGCGGAGCGCAATGCCTTCCGCGAGATCGCCCGCGCCCTCGGCGCACGATTCGATGGCGAGGAGCCGCCGCGCGACCATGCGAAGGCGCCTGCGGACGAGGTGCGGCCGGACGGGGACGAGGCCGCGCCGGCGCCGCCGACCGGCGCGGAAGGGGACCGGGTCCTCGACCGTCTGCCCATCGGCGTGCTCGTCCATCGGGGCGAGGAGATCCTGTTCGCCAACCGCTGCCTGCTCGACCTCACGGGCTTCGAGACCGGCGCCGCTCTCGCGAAAGGCGGCGTGGCCGGGCTCTTCGGAGACTCCTCCATTCTCGAAGGCAGGGAAGGGGAGGGCGCGCCGCCGGCGGTCACGACGCGCCAGGGCGAGCGCATTCCCGTCGAGGTGCGCCAGGCAGAGGCCGAGTGGGCCGGCGCACCCGCGGGCCTCATGACGATCCGCAAGGCCCGGGAGCCGATGTCCCGGGACGGCGAGACGGACCGGCGCCTGTCCCTCATGGAGGCGGAGCTGCGCCAGCGCGAGAGCCGCGTGCACGAGCTCGAATCCATCCTCGATACGGCCACGGACGGCGTGATCGTCCTCGACGAGACGGGACGCATCGTGTCCCTCAACCGCTCCGCCGAGGCCCTGTTCGGCTACGACCAGAGCGAGGTGGCGGGCGATGCGATCACGGTTCTCCTCTCCCCGGAGAGCCACATCGTCGCCCTCGACTATCTCGAAAGCCTGCGCTCTCCGGGCGTGCAGAGCCTGCTCAACGACGGCCGCGAAGTGCAGGGGCGCGTGCGGCAGGGCGGCACCATTCCCCTGTTCATGACCATGGGCCGGGTGCATGACGGGCCCGTGCGGAAATTCTGCGCGGTCCTGCGCGACATCACCGCCTTCAAGAAGGCGGAGGGCGAGCTCGTGGGAGCGAAGCGCGCGGCGGAGGAGGCGAGCGCCCAGAAGTCCGACCTGCTCGCCAAGATCAGTCACGAGATCCGCACGCCTCTCAACGCCATTCTCGGCTTCGCCGAGGTCATGCTGGAGGAGCGGTTCGGGCCTGTCGGCAACGATCGCTACAAGGAATATCTCAAGGACATCCACGCCTCCGGGGCTCATGTCATCAGCCTGGTGAACGACCTGCTCGACCTCGCCAAGGTCGAGGCCGGGCGCATGGAGCTCGCCTTCACGAGCGTGAGCCTCAACGAGCTCGTCCTGGCCTGCGTGGCCCTCCTGCAGCCCCAGGCGGCACGGGAGCGCATCGTCATGCGCACCAGCTTCCCGGCGAAGCTGCCGCCGGTGGTGGCGGATGAGCGCTCCATGCGCCAGATCGTGCTGAACCTCGTCTCCAACGCCATCAAGTTCACCGATGCGGGCGGGCAGGTGATCGTGTCCACGGCCCTGACGGACCGGGGCGAGGTGGCGTTCCGGGTCCGCGATACCGGCATCGGCATGACGGAGAAGGAGATCCAGGCGGCCCTCGAGCCGTTCCGGCAGCTGGCGACCGCGCGCAGGCGCGGCGGCACGGGGCTCGGCCTGCCTCTCACCAAGGCCCTGGTCGAGGCGAACCGCGGCGCCCTTCAGATTTCGAGCAGCCCGAACGAGGGCACCCTCGTCGAGGTCCTCTTCCCGCCGACGCGGGTGCTGGCCGGGTGA
- a CDS encoding GNAT family N-acetyltransferase, translating into MRALEPADAEAYRALRLQALANAPEAFGASYEEEAGQTLDGIRARIGGHSANRIFGAWSSGRLVGMAGFAARERLKSRHKGIMWGVYVRPDWRGRGLGEALVRQVIDHAALHVVVLEAAVGLHNESARRTYHKLGFRPYGIERKALRVGNVFYDEELLFIDFSDAAR; encoded by the coding sequence ATGCGCGCTCTCGAACCCGCCGACGCGGAGGCCTATCGGGCTCTGCGGCTGCAGGCCCTCGCCAACGCGCCGGAGGCCTTCGGCGCGAGCTACGAGGAGGAGGCCGGGCAGACTCTCGACGGGATCCGCGCCAGGATCGGCGGGCACAGTGCCAACCGGATCTTCGGCGCATGGTCGTCCGGGCGGCTGGTGGGCATGGCGGGCTTCGCCGCGCGGGAGCGCCTGAAGAGTCGTCACAAAGGGATCATGTGGGGCGTCTATGTCCGGCCCGACTGGCGCGGACGGGGGCTCGGCGAGGCTCTGGTGCGGCAGGTGATCGACCACGCGGCCCTGCACGTGGTCGTGCTCGAGGCCGCGGTCGGCCTGCACAACGAAAGCGCCCGCCGCACCTACCACAAGCTCGGCTTCCGCCCCTACGGCATCGAGCGCAAGGCTCTGCGCGTCGGGAACGTCTTCTACGACGAAGAGCTCCTCTTCATCGACTTTTCCGACGCGGCGCGCTGA